From Arachis stenosperma cultivar V10309 chromosome 2, arast.V10309.gnm1.PFL2, whole genome shotgun sequence, one genomic window encodes:
- the LOC130962138 gene encoding uncharacterized protein LOC130962138, producing the protein MAATLNQRKLSSKFVMRCSCRLKYNRRSSIDSPASSDDDEEFFNSTIPCHAIFIFLDSLLLGMLQLEYQNKNKSPWVTHSIQIQTFLMAGCIYCAVLGINIFNKQARSGYKGKILSFVLLIFGSISCASLLSIMLHPILLWTVLIIWGSILIILMDYHSLKSLIYWIFELFLKLNNLHKSKQVSSNNIIADQVADVI; encoded by the exons ATGGCTGCAACCCTAAACCAAAGGAAATTATCATCAAAGTTTGTGATGAGATGCTCATGCCGTCTAAAATATAATAGGCGCTCAAG CATTGATTCCCCGGCATcaagtgatgatgatgaagagttCTTCAACTCTACAATCCCATGTCATGCcatattcatatttttggattcacTCCTTCTTGGGATGCTCCAACTTGAGTATCAAAACAAGAACAAATCACCATGGGTGACGCACTCGATTCAGATTCAAACCTTCTTGATGGCTGGATGCATCTACTGCGCCGTGCTTGGAATCAATATCTTCAACAAACAAGCTCGAAGTGGCTACAAGGGGAAGATTTTGAGCTTTGTCCTCCTAATTTTTGGATCAATTTCATGTGCATCTCTCTTGTCCATCATGTTGCACCCAATACTTTTATGGACTGTGCTCATCATCTGGGGATCTATACTTATAATACTAATGGATTATCACTCTCTCAAAAGTTTGATATATTGGATATTTGAGTTGTTCTTGAAGTTAAATAATCTTCATAAGAGCAAGCAAGTTTCCAGCAACAACATTATAGCTGATCAAGTAGCTGATGTTATCTAA